One Apodemus sylvaticus chromosome 23, mApoSyl1.1, whole genome shotgun sequence genomic window carries:
- the Perp gene encoding p53 apoptosis effector related to PMP-22, with the protein MLRCGLACERCRWILPLLLLSAIAFDIIALSGRGWLQSSNHLQTSSLWWRCFDEGGGSGSYDDGCQSLMEYAWGRAAAATLFCGFIILVICFILSFFALCGPQMLVFLRVIGGLLALAAVFQIISLVIYPVKYTQTFRLHDNPAVNYIYNWAYGFGWAATIILIGCSFFFCCLPNYEDDLLGTAKPRYFYPPA; encoded by the exons ATGCTGCGCTGCGGCCTGGCCTGCGAGCGCTGCAGGTGgatcctgcccctgctgctgctcagcgCCATCGCCTTCGACATCATCGCGCTGTCCGGCCGCGGCTGGCTGCAGTCTAGCAACCACCTCCAGACGTCGTCGCTTTGGTGGAGGTGTTTCGATgagggcggcggcagcggctCCTACGACGATGGCTGCCAGAGCCTCATGGAGTATG CGTGGGGACGAGCAGCGGCTGCCACGCTCTTCTGTGGCTTCATCATCCTGGTCATCTGCTTCATCCTCTCTTTCTTCGCCCTGTGTGGACCCCAGATGCTTGTTTTCCTGAGAGTTATCGGAGGCCTCCTCGCACTGGCTG cTGTATTCCAGATCATCTCTCTGGTAATCTATCCCGTGAAGTACACCCAAACCTTCAGGCTTCATGATAACCCTGCTGTTAACTACATCTATAACTGGGCCTATGGCTTCGGTTGGGCAGCCACCATCATCTTGATTGGCTGttccttcttcttctgctgcctcCCTAACTACGAGGATGACCTTCTGGGTACTGCCAAGCCCAGGTACTTCTACCCTCCTGCCTAA